CTGATGGAAGAAGCTCAAAAGATAAATCAAAGCAGTATGGTACTGGTGGAGAGATGTATGGTAAAAAGTTTGTATTATCTCTTTCTTGGAATGCACCAAAAGAATCTTTTAATGATATAAATCAAATACTATACAACGGAAAAAGTGTAGATGATGCTTTTATATCTATAACAACTACCTATAAGTTTTGTGGTTGTGAGATTTTAGAATCTTTTTCATGTTTTGATGTGATTAAAAAACCTGATATCGAAAACGATATTAAAAGGTATAAAAAGTTTTTAGAAAAGCTATAAGCTATACTCTTTTAAAGAGGCTTTGGCTTCTTTAGGGGGATATCCAAAATATTTTTTAAATTCTTTACTAAATTGAGATGCAGTTTCATAGCCCACTGTAACTGCAGCCTCATTTACACTTATATTTTTTTGACTTATTAGGTTTTCTGCTTTATTTAATCGTATCTTTTTTATATATTGATAGGGTGTATAAGCTGTGATTTTTTTAAAGTGGTTATGAAATGATGCAACACTCATCTCCTCTTTTTTTGCTAAATCTTCTATACTAAAAGATTTTCCAAAATCATTATGTATTAGTTTTAAACTTCTTGATATTTTTGCTTCATTACTTGATTTATTTAAAAGTTTATGTAAAAAATGAGAGTTTTTCCCTTTTAAAACTCGATATAAAAGTTCTTTTATTAAAGATTTTCCAAGGATTTCTGAGTCCTCTTTTTTGTCAGCTATTTTTATTATTCTATATAGTATATCTTCTATTTCTTCTGTAATATCATCTGAGAAAGTTCCTATACTTGACTGTTTCTTATTTTTAGGTTCTTCAATTGATATTTCATCTAGTAATTGATAGATTATATTTAAATCAAAAGATATAACCATACCAAAAAAAGGTTTTTCTTTTGAAGCAAAAGTTTCACATTCAATTGGTAAAGTTGAAGAGGCTACAAGATAGTTTTCATTGGTGTATTCTAGTGATACTTGATTTAGTTTCATCTCTTTTTTACCTTGAAAAGTAAAAAGTATCCAATTCTCAAACATTACATTGTACATACTGGTTCTTTCACTCATTTTATATAGTTTTAGTTCATTAATATAAGTATTATAATAACCATCATCTGGTATCAATTTATGTAACTTTTGTAATATTTTTTTATTCATATCATATTTTACTATATTCATATAATAACAATATAAAATATCATAAAATTACCCCATTACTTTATAGGGAACAAAACTTATAAAATAAGTCTTTTTTCTTATACTCTTATTTCTTGGATTGACTTATAATCTTCATAAATAAATTAAAGGATTATTATGAAATCAGATAGATTTAAAAAAGGTTGGGAGAAGTTAAAAGAAGTAGATGGCAGTGCAGGGGAAAAGGTAATTGAGTCATTGAAAGATATTGCCCCAGAGTTTGCAGATTTGCTTATTGAGTTTCCTTTTGGAGATATTTATACAAGAGAAAAATTAGATTTAAAATCAAGAGAAATTGCAACTATTGCAGCACTTACAGTTATGGGAAATGCATCAGCACAGTTAAAAGTGCATATTCATGCAGGATTAAATGTAGGTTGTACTAAAGAAGAGATTGTAGAAGTGATTATGCAAATGGCAGTTTACGGAGGTTTCCCTTGTGCTTTAAATGGTTTGTTTGCTGCAAAAGAGGTATTCTCTAATGAAAATTGATATCAGAAAAAGTGCCTTGGTATTAATAGAGTATCAAAATGAGTGGTTGGACGAAGATTCAAAATTAGAACACTTAATGAAGGATAAAAAACAATTTGAAGAGTCTAAAATAAACTCTAAAAAAGTTTTAGAGCATGGGCGTAAAATTGGTATGAATATTATTCATGTACCTTTTATAGTAAGTAGTGATTATAAAGAGTTTGGAAAAGAAAAAGCGAAATTAGGTCTTAGGGCAGTTATCCAAAAAGTTAATACTTGGCAAGGGAAAAGTAAAGACTTTCATAGGGATTTTTTGCCAAAAGAAGATGAGTTTATAGTATCTGGAAGGCTTGGAGTAAGTGGGTTTGCAGGTTCAAATCTAAATGAAATATTAAGAAATAATGGCATTGAGAATATATTTTTAATAGGATATGCTACAAATGTTTGTGTGGAATCAACATTTAGAGAAGCCCACGATAAAGGATATAATACTTATGTTATAAGTGATGCTACAAGTGCCTTTACCAAAGAACAAAAAGATTTTTTTGAAGTAAATATTGTACATCATTTTGGGGCACTTTTAGATACAAAAGAGTTTCTATATTTACAACACAAAAAACTTGCACATGAAATAGTACTTGATTATTATAAGGCTTTATCAACTGGTGATATAAAAGAGGCTTTAACTTTAGTAGATGATAATATTGAGTATATAGCTGTAAAAGATACAAGTGAAACTTACCCTGAACTTTATGGGACATATCGTGGTAAAAGTGAATTAACTGATTTTTTTAAGCATCTGAGTGATTTTTATATCACAGAAGATTTTAGAGTAGATAGTTTTGCTTCAAATAAAAATGAGGCCTTTATAAAAGGGTATTTGAAATATAAGATAAAAAGAAATGATTCTATCTATGATACATTTTGGATGGCGCATGTAACTATAAAAAATGGAAAACTTTTAAGTTATAGATTTTTTAAAGATACTGCACTTTTAGAAGAGAAATATAGCAAGTGCTAAATAAAATAGGAGTAAATATTTTTATGAAAATAAAAGTATAATTAATCATGATTATTACCTTACCCCATTACATCTTTGAAAATAAAGAGTCATATCAAATTATAAATGACGATAGTGTTATAGTAGCAAAATCAACAAGATATAAAAAAGATAAAATCTCTTTAAGAAATAGTATGCATTTAGCTATTTTATTAATAAATGGTGGAAAAATCTTACATCTTAAAGATGATGTTATATCTATAGACACCAGTGATATACTTTTTTTATCTCAAGGTAACTATTTTATGGGTGAGACTCTTGGAGATAAAAATAACTTTGAAGCTATATTAATATATTTTGATGATGAATATGTTTTTAATTTTATAAAAAGATACAATATTACTATTGAGACACTCACACAAAATGGAATCTTATCTTTTAAAAGAGATGAATTCATAAATAATTGTGCTCAAACAATTAATCAATATTTCTTAACAAATATAAAAAATAGCCTTGACTTAGTAAAGTTAAAACTTGATGAAATCTTTTTATACTCTCTTTCAAAAGATAAAGAAAAATTTACAGCTTTTTTAAATAAGATAGTACAAACTAAGTCTTCACGAATAAAATATATCTTAGAAGAGAATCTTGATATCATAAATAATATTGATGATATGTGTAAACTCACAAGGCTTAATTCAAAAGCCTTAAGAAAAGAGGTAAATAGACTATATAATCAAAATCCCAAAGAGTGGTTAGATGAAAGAAGACTCTCTTTTGCTGTTACACTACTTAAAAATACTCAAAAAAGTGTATCTCAAATAGCAAGCTCATGTGGATATTCAAGTGTCTCTTGGTTTATTATTCAGTTTAAAAAATATTATAAAACTACCCCTTTACTCTATAGGGAACAAAACTTATAAGATAATCATCTATTATTAAGTTTATATCTGTTTTTAGTATAATGCAAGCCATGAAAAATATAGAAGAATTTTATAAAAGAACAAACTACCCTTTGCCAAAAGATTTTAATGATAATATTGGACATTTTAATGTACTTAGAAGAACAGCTTCTATTAATATACCTTTTAGTAGGAAAAGCTATTTTAAAATTACTCTTTTAAAAGGCCCAAATAAAGTTCATTATGCAGATAAAACTCTTGAAAGCCAAGATTATGCTTTGATGTTTTCTGATCCTTTAGTCCCTTATAGTTGGGATTCATTGGATGGAAAGAAAGATGGGTGTTTTTGTATTTTTACAGAAGAGTTTTTTTATCAATTTAGTGCGATTAGAAATTATCCTGTATTTAAAATAGATGGTAATAAACTTTTTTTATTAGATGAATATGCACTAAAAGAAGTAGAAAGAATATTTGAAAAAATGTTTGAAGAAAAAGAATCTGAATATGATTTTAAAGATGATATTTTAAGAAACTTAACACTAGAACTTATTCATTTAGCTATGAAAATGCAACCAGCAAAAAAAGCACAAAATAATTCACAAGATAAAAAAACTAAAATCTCTTCACTTTTTGTTGAACTTTTAAATAGACAGTTTCCTATAAATTTACCCTATGAGAGATTGAATTTAAAATCACCAAGTGATTATGCAAAATCTCTTAATATTCATACTAATCATTTAAATAGAACCCTAAAAGAAGTGACTTCTAAAACTACGACAGAATTAATAGCTACAAGAGTTTTAGAAGAGGCAAAGATTTTACTTAAACATACAAGTTGGACTATTAATGAAATTTCTTACTCTTTAGGTTATGAAGATTCATCTCATTTTATAAATTTTTTTAAAAAAAGAGTTAATCAAACACCCCATTTATATCGTATTTTATCAAATGTTTGAATTGCGCAATTTTTAGCTTGAACTAAGCATCAACAAATCGCTCACCACTTGATACAATTTCTAAAAATTATATAAGGTGGTAAAAAACAATGATTAGTAAAAAACAAATCTTTGTTATGTCAGCAACAGCAGGAATTAGTGTTGCAAATCTCTATTATAATCAACCGATTTTAAATGATATAGCAAAAGACTTAAATTTAAGTCATTTAGCTGTAGGAAATTTACCTACATTTTCTCAAGTTGGGTATGGGTTAGGGGTATTATTTGTAAGCCCACTTGGTGATAAAATGGATAGAAAAAAATTAATGATAATTTTACATGTTTTATTAGGCTTATCTTTATTGGGTCTTGCATTTATAAGTAATATTTTTGTTATATATATTTTAAGTCTCTTCGCTGGTTTATTTGCTGCTTCTACTCAAATTGTTATCCCAATGGGAGCTGCCATGAGTGGAAAAGACAAGGGTAGGGTTGTAGGAACTATATTTAGTGGCTTGTTAGGTGGAATATTGTTAGCAAGAACATTAAGTGGGTATATAACTGAGTGGTTTGGTAATTGGCATGTGATATTTGGGTTTTCTGCTATATTAGTATTTTTAATGATAATTTTCATCTCAAAAACTTTACCAAATATGGAAGCTCACTTTGAAGACAGTTATTTTTCACTTTTAAAATCATCAATTTACCAATTAAAAAGATTTTCCTTACTTAGAAGAAATACATTACTAATAACAGTTATATTTGGAGCATTTTGTTCTTTTTGGACAACTTTGACTTTCAAATTAAGTCAAGATCCATTTAATTACAATAGTGATATTATTGGTTTATTTGGAGTATTAGCTGTAGGAGGTGCTTTGTTGGCTCCTTATATCGGAAGATTATCTGATAAGATAAATGCAAATGGAATTAAACTAATTGCAGTATGTATGTTAACAATTGGCATAGTTTTGATTAAAGAATTTGATACAAATATATATTCTTTTATTGTAGCAACTCTGCTTATAGATATTGGATTTCAAGCAACTCAAATCAGTAGCTTATCTCAAATTTATAGCTTAGATGAAAAAGCACACAGTAGAATAAATACAGCCTATATGTCTTCGATGTTTGTGGGTGGTTCA
This portion of the Arcobacter nitrofigilis DSM 7299 genome encodes:
- a CDS encoding NAD(P)H-dependent oxidoreductase, encoding MKNVLIINAHQNYMEYSKGKLTNTLVELAKTNLELKGYSVKTSVIDKGYDVEEEVDKHVWADLILTQSPVFWFSTPWIHKKYIDEIFNSGLIQQKLISTDGRSSKDKSKQYGTGGEMYGKKFVLSLSWNAPKESFNDINQILYNGKSVDDAFISITTTYKFCGCEILESFSCFDVIKKPDIENDIKRYKKFLEKL
- a CDS encoding AraC family transcriptional regulator, which produces MNIVKYDMNKKILQKLHKLIPDDGYYNTYINELKLYKMSERTSMYNVMFENWILFTFQGKKEMKLNQVSLEYTNENYLVASSTLPIECETFASKEKPFFGMVISFDLNIIYQLLDEISIEEPKNKKQSSIGTFSDDITEEIEDILYRIIKIADKKEDSEILGKSLIKELLYRVLKGKNSHFLHKLLNKSSNEAKISRSLKLIHNDFGKSFSIEDLAKKEEMSVASFHNHFKKITAYTPYQYIKKIRLNKAENLISQKNISVNEAAVTVGYETASQFSKEFKKYFGYPPKEAKASLKEYSL
- a CDS encoding isochorismatase family protein; its protein translation is MKIDIRKSALVLIEYQNEWLDEDSKLEHLMKDKKQFEESKINSKKVLEHGRKIGMNIIHVPFIVSSDYKEFGKEKAKLGLRAVIQKVNTWQGKSKDFHRDFLPKEDEFIVSGRLGVSGFAGSNLNEILRNNGIENIFLIGYATNVCVESTFREAHDKGYNTYVISDATSAFTKEQKDFFEVNIVHHFGALLDTKEFLYLQHKKLAHEIVLDYYKALSTGDIKEALTLVDDNIEYIAVKDTSETYPELYGTYRGKSELTDFFKHLSDFYITEDFRVDSFASNKNEAFIKGYLKYKIKRNDSIYDTFWMAHVTIKNGKLLSYRFFKDTALLEEKYSKC
- a CDS encoding MFS transporter, whose amino-acid sequence is MISKKQIFVMSATAGISVANLYYNQPILNDIAKDLNLSHLAVGNLPTFSQVGYGLGVLFVSPLGDKMDRKKLMIILHVLLGLSLLGLAFISNIFVIYILSLFAGLFAASTQIVIPMGAAMSGKDKGRVVGTIFSGLLGGILLARTLSGYITEWFGNWHVIFGFSAILVFLMIIFISKTLPNMEAHFEDSYFSLLKSSIYQLKRFSLLRRNTLLITVIFGAFCSFWTTLTFKLSQDPFNYNSDIIGLFGVLAVGGALLAPYIGRLSDKINANGIKLIAVCMLTIGIVLIKEFDTNIYSFIVATLLIDIGFQATQISSLSQIYSLDEKAHSRINTAYMSSMFVGGSIGTFIGVLCWEKGGWNFVTLQLLALAVLSLGIILYSYMNKNLT
- a CDS encoding carboxymuconolactone decarboxylase family protein → MKSDRFKKGWEKLKEVDGSAGEKVIESLKDIAPEFADLLIEFPFGDIYTREKLDLKSREIATIAALTVMGNASAQLKVHIHAGLNVGCTKEEIVEVIMQMAVYGGFPCALNGLFAAKEVFSNEN
- a CDS encoding helix-turn-helix domain-containing protein; translation: MIITLPHYIFENKESYQIINDDSVIVAKSTRYKKDKISLRNSMHLAILLINGGKILHLKDDVISIDTSDILFLSQGNYFMGETLGDKNNFEAILIYFDDEYVFNFIKRYNITIETLTQNGILSFKRDEFINNCAQTINQYFLTNIKNSLDLVKLKLDEIFLYSLSKDKEKFTAFLNKIVQTKSSRIKYILEENLDIINNIDDMCKLTRLNSKALRKEVNRLYNQNPKEWLDERRLSFAVTLLKNTQKSVSQIASSCGYSSVSWFIIQFKKYYKTTPLLYREQNL
- a CDS encoding helix-turn-helix domain-containing protein, with product MKNIEEFYKRTNYPLPKDFNDNIGHFNVLRRTASINIPFSRKSYFKITLLKGPNKVHYADKTLESQDYALMFSDPLVPYSWDSLDGKKDGCFCIFTEEFFYQFSAIRNYPVFKIDGNKLFLLDEYALKEVERIFEKMFEEKESEYDFKDDILRNLTLELIHLAMKMQPAKKAQNNSQDKKTKISSLFVELLNRQFPINLPYERLNLKSPSDYAKSLNIHTNHLNRTLKEVTSKTTTELIATRVLEEAKILLKHTSWTINEISYSLGYEDSSHFINFFKKRVNQTPHLYRILSNV